ATTCAAGTCAACAATTAAACTCTaaaacccaaaaatcaaaaactCAACCACTCCAAACGGGCCCTTAGATTTTCAACTTCTGAAGCCATAGGGAGTGGCAATTCCAAACGACTCTGTCAGACTCatacaaaacaaacatattGTTTAAGAATATGCACCTTGAAATACAGACCAAGAAATTAACACTTTGCAATAGGCTTATTGATTGTATTACAACGAGTAGCACCATCATGCACCAAGAACAATGATGGGTACTTCTTTCAGTTTCTAAGACAACTATTGTTGATTGTGTCTCAAAGCATCTTCAAGCTTGGCATTTTTCCTTGCACACTCCAAGATAGTTTTATCAGCAGTGATGAAGTATGAGGCGATGGATGCTGTTCACCAACCATCATCCAATGTTAAATATGATAtgtattcaaattcaaacactTAGCAAATACagtcaaactaaaaaaaaaaaaagtcaggaATTTCATTTACAAGTGAATCAACACCAAATAGATGAGTTCAGTTCCTGTttcattgaattttgaaaatgaggcaAGCCTTTTTTATTGTGCGCATACACCACAAATGTATGGATTTGTTAATAGGATGCcatcaaaataaaatcaatttcttcTAGCTTTGAAGCCAATTTCAAATAGGACAAAACGTAAGTTTCTTAGatacttttgttattttccaaTCAAAATTGAAGTATCACCTCGGTAATCTATGTAATAAAAGTTTATGTTAAAGGTCAACATAGATTACAGAGATAAAGCTCCAATTCTAATTTGAGAATGGCACCAAAAGCACATATGGAACTGTATCTAAGTTTTCTCCTTTCAAATAACCATGCaaaactcaattaaatttttatttttgtaccaACAAAATCTAATAGCATTATCTAGAATTAATTCTTTGGTTCTAGTAAGTTGAGATCATACCAGCAGATATGATAAGTGCCTGAGCAGTATAATTGAGGTTTGCCTTTGCCCATGGAATCATACGAACTGCAGCCAACTGCAAATTTGAAAAATCCAACATTAAAGTCTTTAGTTGATAAGCAGCAAGTGGCATAGAATGATATGATAGTGAAATCCAATATTTAGTGTTGCATATCATCATTATTTATCATCGTCAACAAATACCCAAGAAGGGCCACAGTTTACCAGATTTATTAAtcatacttttaattatttttcaaaatttggtaactaaaaaagaaaaggtttcAAAAGGTCTTGTACTCAAATCATATTTGTATGGAAGTTCAAGCAATCAACATTAATTTTGAGACAGTACATATTCTGGTGAAGGTGAATAACATTCTTAATTCTTACATTATAGTAGTATCCAGAAGGATACATGATAGACAAAGGCAGAGTGCTATATGCCCTTGAATCCAAATTGTTCAATACTTCATCTACAGCCATTAGTTACAAAGTTTTGTGGACAAAGAGCATCTTTGAGTTGCTGATTTCATAACTCAAGTGCAAAGAAACCAAGGAAGGAAAGCTCTATATGGAATGAAGGAtaggaaaatgaagaaaaacctTAAACTCAAAGTCATGGTAAACCTTAAATTTATGTGGTAATTTGTTACTTAATGCCAACTGGCGGGGTAAAATTGTGTCCAATATAAAATGGTGGTGGAGTAAGTCTTTTGACAACATAGCATTTTCTCTCATCTTCATCAATACAAGCAGACATAAACAAGAAGGTGGAATACAGGACATTATTATAAGAAGGCTTAAATACATTTGTTGTCCCtgcaatttagtattttttacattttcgcccctgctaatttatttttttcattttagtccttgcaaaatgtgattgttttgtttttcatcttaAAGTACTTtagatagtatttttttagtgttCAAAACACTTTTTTCCTGTTCAAAGCACTATCTAAAACACTTtaggaagaaaaaacaaaacaaacacattttgcaaggactaaaacgaaaaaaaaaaaaatatttgcagagacagaaatgaaaatagaaaacccTAAATTGCATGAaccaaaaatgtatttaagaAAAGTGGTGCACCCAAAACATTGCTTAACAGAAAtttctttataattaaaaatgaaaaaaatgtagcAGTATATCTGAAAATGGAAAAAAGTTACATACTGTAGGCACAGCACTGGCAACACCAGCAATGGAAGCAGCCTTGAATCCAGCTCGCACACCTTCTgcatattaaagaaaaatgccaaaaggtaattcaaatttctcgatcTCTGGCACCCTTTGACAACAAGATATCATCATAATCATGTTACAG
This region of Glycine soja cultivar W05 chromosome 17, ASM419377v2, whole genome shotgun sequence genomic DNA includes:
- the LOC114392402 gene encoding early nodulin-93-like; protein product: MGIPSELRDMLLPNKKGVLVASPAEDRKTLRSKQCTREGVRAGFKAASIAGVASAVPTLAAVRMIPWAKANLNYTAQALIISAASIASYFITADKTILECARKNAKLEDALRHNQQ